Proteins encoded together in one Sulfitobacter pontiacus window:
- the modB gene encoding molybdate ABC transporter permease subunit — translation MTADAAAWDALRLSLWVAVWATLLAIPLALWVAWLLARRDFWGKALLNAAVHLPLVLPPVVTGYLLLMAFGRNAPLGRALDAIGLQLAFHWSGAVLAAIIMGFPLMVRAMRLAIEAVDPKLEDAAATLGAPRAAVFARVTLPLILPGVLAGTVMGFAKAMGEFGATITFVANIPGQTQTLPSAIWAALQIPGGEGQAVAMVLMSSAIAVSAVLLSELLARRVAKRIAGT, via the coding sequence GTTTGGGCGACGCTACTGGCGATCCCGCTGGCGCTTTGGGTGGCGTGGCTGCTGGCGCGGCGGGATTTCTGGGGCAAGGCGCTGCTGAATGCCGCCGTGCATCTGCCGCTGGTTTTGCCGCCCGTGGTCACGGGATATCTGCTGCTGATGGCATTCGGGCGGAACGCGCCCTTGGGCCGCGCATTGGACGCCATCGGGTTGCAACTGGCGTTCCACTGGTCCGGCGCGGTGCTGGCGGCGATCATCATGGGGTTCCCCTTGATGGTCCGCGCCATGCGCCTCGCGATAGAGGCGGTGGATCCCAAGCTTGAAGACGCCGCCGCCACGCTCGGTGCCCCCCGCGCGGCGGTTTTCGCCCGTGTCACCCTACCCCTCATTTTGCCCGGTGTGCTGGCGGGGACCGTGATGGGCTTTGCCAAAGCCATGGGCGAATTTGGTGCCACGATCACGTTTGTCGCCAATATCCCCGGCCAGACGCAAACCCTGCCAAGCGCCATCTGGGCCGCCTTGCAGATACCCGGTGGCGAGGGTCAGGCGGTGGCGATGGTGCTTATGTCTTCGGCCATCGCGGTCAGCGCCGTGCTTCTGTCCGAGCTGCTCGCCCGCCGCGTTGCCAAAAGGATCGCGGGCACATGA